The following proteins come from a genomic window of Salvia hispanica cultivar TCC Black 2014 chromosome 4, UniMelb_Shisp_WGS_1.0, whole genome shotgun sequence:
- the LOC125222454 gene encoding protein DEHYDRATION-INDUCED 19 homolog 3-like isoform X1: MDANSWATRLSSASKRYQSALQSRSGLKWDGFDAEMLMGFEEIDMDDDIREEYPCPFCSDYFDIVGLCCHIDDEHPIEAKNGVCPICTMRVGVDMVAHITLQHGNIFKMQRKRKSRKSGSHSTLSLLRRELREGNLQSLFGGSSCIVSSSNAAPDPLLSSFILPMVEDYESVPSHSSAETTTTKKSTTECTSERKPPMSVKDQEEKTKRSDFVQGLLLSVMFDDNS, translated from the exons ATGGATGCTAATTCTTGGGCTACTCGTTTGTCTTCTGCCTCCAAGCGCTATCAATCTGCTCTTCAATCTCGATCTG GATTGAAATGGGATGGCTTTGATGCAGAAATGCTCATGGGCTTTGAGGAGATTGACATGGATGATGATATAAGAGAGGAATATCCATGCCCTTTCTGTTCGGACTATTTTGATATTGTGGGACTCTGTTGCCACATTGATGATGAGCATCCTATAGAAGCCAAGAATGGG GTATGTCCAATTTGTACGATGAGGGTAGGTGTTGATATGGTAGCTCATATAACACTGCAACACGGGAATATTTTTAAG ATGCAGCGCAAGAGAAAATCCCGAAAATCTGGTTCACATTCTACTCTTTCTTTGTTGAGGCGAGAGCTAAGAGAAGGGAACTTGCAGTCCCTTTTTGGAGGATCTTCCTGCATAGTTTCTTCAAGCAATGCAGCCCCTGACCCGCTTTTGTCCTCATTTATTTTGCCAATGGTTGAAGATTATGAAAGCGTGCCATCACACTCTTCAGCTGAGACGACAACAACCAAGAAAAGCACAACTGAATGCACTTCGGAGAG AAAGCCTCCAATGTCGGTCAAAGATCAGGAGGAGAAAACAAAGAGAAGCGACTTTGTCCAAGGGCTGCTGCTGTCGGTGATGTTCGATGATAATTCCTAA
- the LOC125222454 gene encoding protein DEHYDRATION-INDUCED 19 homolog 3-like isoform X2: MDANSWATRLSSASKRYQSALQSRSEMLMGFEEIDMDDDIREEYPCPFCSDYFDIVGLCCHIDDEHPIEAKNGVCPICTMRVGVDMVAHITLQHGNIFKMQRKRKSRKSGSHSTLSLLRRELREGNLQSLFGGSSCIVSSSNAAPDPLLSSFILPMVEDYESVPSHSSAETTTTKKSTTECTSERKPPMSVKDQEEKTKRSDFVQGLLLSVMFDDNS, encoded by the exons ATGGATGCTAATTCTTGGGCTACTCGTTTGTCTTCTGCCTCCAAGCGCTATCAATCTGCTCTTCAATCTCGATCTG AAATGCTCATGGGCTTTGAGGAGATTGACATGGATGATGATATAAGAGAGGAATATCCATGCCCTTTCTGTTCGGACTATTTTGATATTGTGGGACTCTGTTGCCACATTGATGATGAGCATCCTATAGAAGCCAAGAATGGG GTATGTCCAATTTGTACGATGAGGGTAGGTGTTGATATGGTAGCTCATATAACACTGCAACACGGGAATATTTTTAAG ATGCAGCGCAAGAGAAAATCCCGAAAATCTGGTTCACATTCTACTCTTTCTTTGTTGAGGCGAGAGCTAAGAGAAGGGAACTTGCAGTCCCTTTTTGGAGGATCTTCCTGCATAGTTTCTTCAAGCAATGCAGCCCCTGACCCGCTTTTGTCCTCATTTATTTTGCCAATGGTTGAAGATTATGAAAGCGTGCCATCACACTCTTCAGCTGAGACGACAACAACCAAGAAAAGCACAACTGAATGCACTTCGGAGAG AAAGCCTCCAATGTCGGTCAAAGATCAGGAGGAGAAAACAAAGAGAAGCGACTTTGTCCAAGGGCTGCTGCTGTCGGTGATGTTCGATGATAATTCCTAA
- the LOC125221973 gene encoding phosphatidylinositol 4-kinase gamma 4-like encodes MSSAGLVSIVPVLEDSMTFLPPEHSQESILLFVAMPGSKVPIRVLESDSIESVKVRIQSCKGIFRRNQKLVCGGKELARSKSLVRDYGLSDGNVVHLLLRLKDLQVIKVRTCCGNEFEFQVEKCRDVGYVKRQIAERESELIEDHEVLLNGKPIEDQRLINDISKDDTDAVIHLFVRKSAKIRGSPVGKNFELSIVVPQQNDVVSERKADHYVPRKAPERVSVLEPVIINPKTELPLEISQMIDSTRKGLEQGNYPIRSVEGTGGAYFMLDPSGTKYLSVFKPADEEPLAENNPRGLPLSEDGEGLKKGTRVGEGALRECAVFLLDHPKSGNRSFSGEIRGFAGVPPTVYVKCLHEGFNHPGGVSIKTGSLQMFMENNGSCEDMGPGAFPVEEVHKIAVLDMRMANADRHAGNILVSKGEDGQTVLIPIDHGYCLPYSFQDCTFDWLYWPQARQPFGMDTLEYIRSMDAEKDIALLKFYGWELPNECARVLRISTMLLKKGAEKGLTPFDIGNMMCRETVRKISVIEEIVEVALDSVLPGSSEGTFLDCVSSIVDRHLEEYK; translated from the exons ATGTCTTCAGCAGGATTGGTTTCCATTGTCCCAGTTCTTGAGGACAGTATGACATTTTTACCTCCTGAACATAGTCAAGAGTCGATTTTGCTATTTGTGGCAATGCCAGGCTCCAAGGTCCCAATACGGGTTTTGGAGTCGGATTCGATTGAATCTGTGAAGGTCCGAATCCAGTCCTGTAAAGGGATCTTCCGCAGGAACCAAAAGTTGGTCTGTGGTGGTAAAGAATTGGCTCGAAGCAAGTCCCTCGTGCGGGACTATGGTTTGAGCGATGGAAATGTTGTGCATTTGCTCCTCCGCCTCAAGGACCTTCAGGTTATTAAAGTGAGGACGTGTTGTGGGAATGAGTTCGAGTTTCAGGTGGAAAAGTGCCGGGATGTTGGCTATGTCAAGCGTCAGATTGCGGAAAGAGAATCGGAGCTCATTGAGGATCATGAGGTGTTGCTGAATGGCAAGCCGATTGAGGATCAGAGGTTGATAAATGACATCTCTAAGGATGATACAGATGCTGTGATACATTTGTTTGTAAGGAAATCTGCTAAAATTAGGGGGTCTCCAGTGGGGAAGAACTTTGAGTTGTCAATTGTTGTACCACAGCAGAATGATGTGGTTAGTGAACGTAAGGCCGATCATTATGTGCCAAGGAAGGCCCCTGAAAGAGTATCTGTATTGGAGCCTGTAATTATCAACCCAAAGACTGAGTTGCCTCTTGAGATTAGCCAAATGATAGATTCTACTAGGAAAGGATTGGAGCAAGGTAATTATCCAATCAGGTCTGTGGAGGGCACAGGAGGTGCATATTTTATGCTTGATCCATCCGGTACTAAATATCTATCTGTTTTTAAGCCAGCAGACGAGGAGCCTTTGGCTGAGAATAATCCTCGAGGGCTACCCTTATCGGAGGATGGAGAAGGGCTGAAGAAGGGAACAAGAGTTGGGGAGGGGGCACTAAGGGAGTGTGCTGTCTTTTTACTTGATCATCCAAAGAGTGGTAACCGTTCTTTCTCTGGTGAGATTAGGGGCTTCGCTGGTGTTCCGCCTACTGTATACGTGAAATGCCTGCATGAAGGTTTTAATCATCCTGGTGGCGTTTCTATCAAGACTGGTTCGCTGCAAATGTTCATGGAGAACAATGGAAGTTGTGAAGATATGGGGCCGGGTGCATTCCCGGTAGAGGAAGTTCATAAGATTGCAGTGTTGGATATGAGGATGGCCAATGCAGATAGACATGCTGGAAATATATTAGTAAGCAAAGGTGAAGATGGTCAAACTGTGCTCATCCCGATTGATCATGGATATTGCTTGCCATACTCT TTTCAAGATTGCACGTTCGATTGGCTGTACTGGCCTCAAGCTCGCCAGCCTTTCGGAATGGACACCCTTGAATACATAAGGTCGATGGATGCAGAGAAGGACATTGCCTTGCTCAAGTTCTATGGATGGGAGTTACCGAATGAATGTGCTCGTGTACTACGCATCTCCACTATGCTTCTGAAGAAAGGCGCGGAAAAAGGGCTCACCCCATTTGACATAGGCAACATGATGTGCAGAGAAACAGTGAGGAAGATCTCTGTCATTGAAGAGATTGTGGAAGTAGCTCTCGATTCTGTCCTCCCCGGGTCGAGTGAAGGTACCTTCCTCGACTGTGTTTCGAGCATCGTGGATCGCCACCTTGAGGAGTACAAATAA
- the LOC125221908 gene encoding uncharacterized protein LOC125221908, giving the protein MNEPQIHHRSNNNNRNPYDYTTKSRSGRTNLASCAVATVFLLAIAAASVAVYFFLFKPKPPLIAVNAVQFPTFSVANGTVNFEFFQFVTVTNPNRDEFSHYDSSLQLVYSGEPVGTVFIPAGRIGGRGRQKMSAKFDLQKYPLALPSRAAIGAVEADTMVIETRMKLVGRVRVLRVFMHRVESKVKCGVTIEVTRGTVQGVRC; this is encoded by the coding sequence ATGAATGAACCTCAAATCCATCACAGATCTAATAACAATAATCGCAACCCTTACGATTACACTACCAAATCGAGGAGCGGCCGTACTAACCTAGCATCGTGCGCCGTCGCCACGGTGTTTCTGCTGGCAATCGCCGCCGCATCCGTCGCCGTCTACTTCTTCCTCTTCAAGCCGAAGCCTCCGCTGATCGCCGTGAACGCCGTCCAGTTCCCGACATTCTCCGTCGCCAACGGCACCGTCAACTTCGAGTTCTTCCAATTCGTCACCGTCACCAACCCCAACCGCGACGAGTTCTCGCACTACGACAGCTCGCTGCAGCTCGTCTACTCCGGCGAGCCGGTCGGCACCGTCTTCATCCCGGCGGGGAGAATCGGCGGCCGCGGCAGGCAGAAGATGTCGGCGAAGTTCGATTTGCAGAAGTACCCGCTGGCGCTGCCGTCGAGGGCGGCGATCGGCGCCGTTGAAGCGGACACGATGGTGATTGAGACGCGGATGAAGCTGGTGGGGAGGGTTCGCGTGCTGCGGGTGTTCATGCACCGAGTGGAGAGCAAGGTGAAATGCGGGGTCACGATTGAGGTCACGCGCGGCACGGTTCAGGGCGTCCGCTGCTGA
- the LOC125221907 gene encoding uncharacterized protein LOC125221907 isoform X2, translated as MLMEFPSSRISTNLQISAPISFLTRKGTRYRSTLTIPNSKRFPLQLPLSTNVFRTIPSRNFRISAHFGRASSRQNYLRKKLTKQHKQHQDAEGKVERVVVNEDEILRRSQVDPQLDNEDEVLAEVDFKISFAKDLAREMEEGSNVIPKNSSVAKFVQSGAEESRFVEAVRSVAVKPVSFPSMSKVGVLVLCGLSVVWAIRGLFTVGKDSKGEYTAFEKEMLRRKMKARAKEEKMVKGSVEVMQVPIEPKGVSFKRPQLDKEELVNSIIKAKGSNNQLGIVDQTSENELQGKIEEIRAMARHARETERRDALQKSNATSENELPREEEVSVEDIDERREHVSITDTDTDDVIELSINGASDDKCETELHTITPNGSLKSEVSYEKEVSASSNLTDANVHSDGSDQYKNSPPKKLRIIKSAKEAREYLSRKHQTPVRNQKDDVGNNEHADISSLVPTANVASGNTSPVMDLTEKVHDPTPTSGIDEFSYPSEDCSLGSETPQGNADSLNHSETSRIYSDHDVNISKKVAGVPVDDIPNAKDTNIGTLWTCNSASDTSSFLGGIQKSKVDAPGKPQTEKVPTQLRNHKSEDTANNGTSVGLQEFVCATSDEVNDNELAPLVSKENWMEKNFHEFEPIVDKIGAGFRDSYQLAKEKASQGLGSETDLTQLKSDDVESELEWMKDERLREIVFKVRDNELSGRDPFHLMDEEDKLAFFNGLDKKVEQENRKLLKLHEYLHSNIENLDYGADGISVYDPPEKVIPRWKVPPAERNPEFLNNFVEQRKELVSEGLKSSFLSRKIAKEDVNTSEKLSSLENSAVAANDSDPRAEVKKDISVSSKTVIEGSDGSIRAGKKQGKEFWQHTKKWSEGFLESYNAESDPEAKAVMRDIGKDLDRWITEKEIKEAAELMDKLPEKGFIKQKLNKVRREMELYGPQAVVSKYREYAEEKEEDYLWWLDLPHVLCIELYTVEDGEERAGFYSLEMAADLELDPKPYHVIAFEDAGDCKNLCYIIQAKMEMLGNGNAFVVARPPKDAYREAKANGFSVSVIKKGQLQLNVDQTLEEVEESIAEIGSKIYHDSITKERSVDVNGLMKGVFGITKPTTKRKKSKRKSRRQIKP; from the exons ATGCTCATGGAGTTTCCAAGCTCCAGAATATCcacaaatcttcaaatttctgCACCAATTTCCTTCCTCACACGGAAAGGCACGAGATATCGTTCAACTCTGACCATACCTAACTCCAAGAGATTCCCTTTGCAACTACCGCTTTCTACAAATGTATTTCGCACAATTCCGTCGAGAAACTTCCGGATTTCAGCTCATTTCGGCAGAGCTTCTAGCCGCCAGAATTATCTGAGGAAGAAACTCACCAAACAACACAAGCAGCATCAG GATGCTGAAGGTAAGGTAGAGAGGGTAGTGGTGAATGAAGATGAGATTTTGAGGCGAAGTCAGGTTGATCCTCAGTTGGATAATGAAGATGAGGTCTTGGCTGAAGTTGATTTTAAGATATCTTTTGCAAAAGACTTGGCAAGAGAGATGGAGGAGGGGAGTAATGTTATTCCTAAGAATAGTTCAGTGGCTAAGTTTGTGCAATCTGGTGCTGAGGAATCGCGTTTTGTGGAAGCAGTTCGCAGTGTTGCAGTGAAGCCAGTTTCATTTCCTAGTATGTCAAAGGTTGGGGTGTTAGTATTATGTGGCTTATCTGTGGTTTGGGCAATTAGGGGGCTATTCACTGTTGGCAAGGATAGTAAAGGTGAATACACAGCTTTTGAGAAGGAGATGCTGCGGAGGAAAATGAAAGCAAGAgcgaaagaagagaagatggtGAAAGGTAGTGTGGAAGTAATGCAGGTGCCCATAGAGCCTAAAGGCGTGTCGTTCAAGAGGCCTCAACTTGATAAAGAAGAACTTGTCAACAGCATTATTAAGGCAAAGGGGTCAAATAATCAACTGGGGATAGTGGACCAAACTTCTGAAAATGAACTTCAAGgcaaaattgaagaaatcaGGGCAATGGCACGGCATGCACGGGAAACTGAGAGAAGAGATGCTCTGCAAAAGTCTAATGCAACTTCAGAAAATGAACTTCCTAGGGAGGAGGAGGTATCTGTTGAAGATATTGATGAAAGGAGAGAACATGTGTCCATCACTGACACTGACACAGACGATGTTATTGAACTGTCCATCAATGGAGCTTCAGATGATAAATGTGAGACAGAGCTCCATACCATCACCCCTAATGGAAGCTTGAAATCAGAAGTGAGCTATGAGAAAGAGGTTTCAGCATCCTCAAACTTGACTGATGCCAATGTACATTCTGATGGTTCAGaccaatataaaaattctCCCCCAAAAAAACTAAGAATCATAAAATCTGCCAAGGAAGCAAGGGAGTACCTTTCGAGGAAGCATCAAACACCAGTAAGGAACCAAAAAGATGATGTTGGAAACAACGAACACGCGGATATTTCTAGTCTGGTACCCACTGCAAATGTGGCATCTGGTAACACAAGCCCAGTAATGGATTTAACTGAAAAAGTACATGATCCTACCCCTACAAGTGGAATAGATGAATTTTCGTATCCATCTGAAGATTGCAGCCTGGGTAGTGAAACTCCACAAGGAAATGCGGATAGCCTAAATCATTCAGAAACATCCAGAATATACTCAGATCATGATGTTAATATCTCTAAGAAAGTTGCTGGGGTACCCGTAGATGACATCCCCAACGCAAAAGATACAAATATTGGGACTCTCTGGACTTGTAATAGCGCAAGTGATACATCGTCTTTTCTGGGGGGCATACAAAAATCTAAAGTTGATGCACCTGGCAAGCCCCAGACAGAAAAAGTGCCTACTCAGCTCAGGAACCATAAATCTGAAGATACTGCAAATAATGGAACATCAGTAGGTCTTCAAGAGTTTGTATGTGCTACTTCTGATGAAGTTAATGATAATGAGCTAGCTCCATTAGTAAGTAAGGAAAACTGGATGGAGAAGAATTTCCACGAATTTGAGCCCATTGTGGACAAGATTGGAGCTGGCTTCAGAGATAGTTATCAGCTTGCAAAGGAGAAAGCAAGTCAAGGATTGGGTTCAGAAACTGATTTGACGCAGCTTAAGTCAGATGATGTTGAAAGTGAACTTGAATGGATGAAGGATGAAAGGCTTAGGGAGATTGTTTTCAAAGTAAGAGATAATGAGCTATCAGGAAGAGATCCATTTCATCTTATGGATGAAGAAGATAAGCTCGCCTTCTTTAATGGCCTTGACAAGAAAGTCGAACAAGAGAACAGAAAGCTGCTGAAGTTGCACGAATATCTTCATTCAAACATAGAAAACCTTGATTATGGAGCAG ATGGCATTAGCGTGTATGATCCGCCGGAGAAAGTAATACCTCGGTGGAAAGTCCCACCTGCAGAGAGGAACCCTGAGTTCCTCAACAACTTTGTGGAACAAAGAAAGGAACTTGTTTCTGAAGGCCTTAAAAGCTCGTTTCTCTCGAGGAAAATTGCAAAAGAAGATGTTAATACAtcagaaaaactatcttcccTCGAGAATAGTGCTGTGGCTGCAAATGACTCTGATCCAAGGGCAGAAGTAAAGAAAGATATTTCAGTGTCTTCAAAGACTGTAATAGAAGGTAGTGATGGTTCTATTAGGGCAGGCAAAAAACAGGGAAAGGAGTTCTGGCAGCACACAAAGAAATGGTCTGAAGGTTTTCTTGAGTCTTATAATGCTGAATCAGACCCGGAAGCCAAAGCTGTAATGAGAGACATAGGGAAAGATTTGGACCGATGGATCACCgagaaagaaataaaggaaGCAGCTGAGCTAATGGACAAACTCCCTGAAAAAGGATTCATTAAACAGAAACTCAATAAGGTGAGAAGGGAAATGGAACTTTACGGGCCCCAAGCTGTTGTGAGCAAGTATCGTGAATATGCtgaagaaaaggaagaagattACCTGTGGTGGCTAGATCTTCCCCATGTTCTG TGCATTGAGTTGTACACTGTTGAGGATGGGGAGGAGAGAGCTGGTTTCTATTCATTGGAGATGGCTGCTGATCTAGAGCTGGATCCTAAGCCATATCATGTTATTGCTTTCGAGGATGCTGGTGACTGCAAGAATCTTTGCTATATCATACAAGCTAAGATGGAAATGCTAGGAAATGGAAATGCTTTCGTCGTTGCTAGACCACCCAAG GATGCTTACCGAGAAGCCAAAGCAAACGGGTTCAGTGTGAGTGTCATCAAGAAAGGGCAATTGCAGCTGAACGTGGACCAGACGTTGGAAGAAGTGGAAGAGTCGATAGCAGAGATAGGAAGCAAGATATACCATGATAGCATCACGAAGGAGCGGTCCGTAGATGTGAACGGATTGATGAAGGGGGTGTTCGGCATCACCAAACCTACTACCAAGAG GAAGAAATcgaaaagaaaatcaaggaGGCAAATCAAGCCTTGA
- the LOC125221907 gene encoding uncharacterized protein LOC125221907 isoform X1 — MLMEFPSSRISTNLQISAPISFLTRKGTRYRSTLTIPNSKRFPLQLPLSTNVFRTIPSRNFRISAHFGRASSRQNYLRKKLTKQHKQHQVSKHLHKFNTHDSNFESSSEITLNLEGGSGVSDEPLDAYGEDRKNVDDKLSQNEGVIELGKDFRKKNIGESIMWNKLEGWVEQYKKDSQFWGIGTGPIFSVFQDAEGKVERVVVNEDEILRRSQVDPQLDNEDEVLAEVDFKISFAKDLAREMEEGSNVIPKNSSVAKFVQSGAEESRFVEAVRSVAVKPVSFPSMSKVGVLVLCGLSVVWAIRGLFTVGKDSKGEYTAFEKEMLRRKMKARAKEEKMVKGSVEVMQVPIEPKGVSFKRPQLDKEELVNSIIKAKGSNNQLGIVDQTSENELQGKIEEIRAMARHARETERRDALQKSNATSENELPREEEVSVEDIDERREHVSITDTDTDDVIELSINGASDDKCETELHTITPNGSLKSEVSYEKEVSASSNLTDANVHSDGSDQYKNSPPKKLRIIKSAKEAREYLSRKHQTPVRNQKDDVGNNEHADISSLVPTANVASGNTSPVMDLTEKVHDPTPTSGIDEFSYPSEDCSLGSETPQGNADSLNHSETSRIYSDHDVNISKKVAGVPVDDIPNAKDTNIGTLWTCNSASDTSSFLGGIQKSKVDAPGKPQTEKVPTQLRNHKSEDTANNGTSVGLQEFVCATSDEVNDNELAPLVSKENWMEKNFHEFEPIVDKIGAGFRDSYQLAKEKASQGLGSETDLTQLKSDDVESELEWMKDERLREIVFKVRDNELSGRDPFHLMDEEDKLAFFNGLDKKVEQENRKLLKLHEYLHSNIENLDYGADGISVYDPPEKVIPRWKVPPAERNPEFLNNFVEQRKELVSEGLKSSFLSRKIAKEDVNTSEKLSSLENSAVAANDSDPRAEVKKDISVSSKTVIEGSDGSIRAGKKQGKEFWQHTKKWSEGFLESYNAESDPEAKAVMRDIGKDLDRWITEKEIKEAAELMDKLPEKGFIKQKLNKVRREMELYGPQAVVSKYREYAEEKEEDYLWWLDLPHVLCIELYTVEDGEERAGFYSLEMAADLELDPKPYHVIAFEDAGDCKNLCYIIQAKMEMLGNGNAFVVARPPKDAYREAKANGFSVSVIKKGQLQLNVDQTLEEVEESIAEIGSKIYHDSITKERSVDVNGLMKGVFGITKPTTKRKKSKRKSRRQIKP; from the exons ATGCTCATGGAGTTTCCAAGCTCCAGAATATCcacaaatcttcaaatttctgCACCAATTTCCTTCCTCACACGGAAAGGCACGAGATATCGTTCAACTCTGACCATACCTAACTCCAAGAGATTCCCTTTGCAACTACCGCTTTCTACAAATGTATTTCGCACAATTCCGTCGAGAAACTTCCGGATTTCAGCTCATTTCGGCAGAGCTTCTAGCCGCCAGAATTATCTGAGGAAGAAACTCACCAAACAACACAAGCAGCATCAGGTGAGTAAACACCTTCATAAATTCAATACGCATGACTCCAATTTTGAAAGTTCTAGTGAAATAACCTTGAATCTCGAGGGTGGTAGTGGCGTTAGTGACGAACCGCTTGATGCTTACGGTGAAGATAGAAAGAATGTTGATGATAAGTTAAGTCAGAATGAGGGTGTGATAGAATTGGGAAAGGATTTTAGGAAAAAGAATATAGGGGAATCTATCATGTGGAACAAATTGGAGGGTTGGGTTGAGCAGTATAAGAAGGACTCCCAATTTTGGGGCATTGGAACTGGTCCTATATTTTCTGTATTTCAGGATGCTGAAGGTAAGGTAGAGAGGGTAGTGGTGAATGAAGATGAGATTTTGAGGCGAAGTCAGGTTGATCCTCAGTTGGATAATGAAGATGAGGTCTTGGCTGAAGTTGATTTTAAGATATCTTTTGCAAAAGACTTGGCAAGAGAGATGGAGGAGGGGAGTAATGTTATTCCTAAGAATAGTTCAGTGGCTAAGTTTGTGCAATCTGGTGCTGAGGAATCGCGTTTTGTGGAAGCAGTTCGCAGTGTTGCAGTGAAGCCAGTTTCATTTCCTAGTATGTCAAAGGTTGGGGTGTTAGTATTATGTGGCTTATCTGTGGTTTGGGCAATTAGGGGGCTATTCACTGTTGGCAAGGATAGTAAAGGTGAATACACAGCTTTTGAGAAGGAGATGCTGCGGAGGAAAATGAAAGCAAGAgcgaaagaagagaagatggtGAAAGGTAGTGTGGAAGTAATGCAGGTGCCCATAGAGCCTAAAGGCGTGTCGTTCAAGAGGCCTCAACTTGATAAAGAAGAACTTGTCAACAGCATTATTAAGGCAAAGGGGTCAAATAATCAACTGGGGATAGTGGACCAAACTTCTGAAAATGAACTTCAAGgcaaaattgaagaaatcaGGGCAATGGCACGGCATGCACGGGAAACTGAGAGAAGAGATGCTCTGCAAAAGTCTAATGCAACTTCAGAAAATGAACTTCCTAGGGAGGAGGAGGTATCTGTTGAAGATATTGATGAAAGGAGAGAACATGTGTCCATCACTGACACTGACACAGACGATGTTATTGAACTGTCCATCAATGGAGCTTCAGATGATAAATGTGAGACAGAGCTCCATACCATCACCCCTAATGGAAGCTTGAAATCAGAAGTGAGCTATGAGAAAGAGGTTTCAGCATCCTCAAACTTGACTGATGCCAATGTACATTCTGATGGTTCAGaccaatataaaaattctCCCCCAAAAAAACTAAGAATCATAAAATCTGCCAAGGAAGCAAGGGAGTACCTTTCGAGGAAGCATCAAACACCAGTAAGGAACCAAAAAGATGATGTTGGAAACAACGAACACGCGGATATTTCTAGTCTGGTACCCACTGCAAATGTGGCATCTGGTAACACAAGCCCAGTAATGGATTTAACTGAAAAAGTACATGATCCTACCCCTACAAGTGGAATAGATGAATTTTCGTATCCATCTGAAGATTGCAGCCTGGGTAGTGAAACTCCACAAGGAAATGCGGATAGCCTAAATCATTCAGAAACATCCAGAATATACTCAGATCATGATGTTAATATCTCTAAGAAAGTTGCTGGGGTACCCGTAGATGACATCCCCAACGCAAAAGATACAAATATTGGGACTCTCTGGACTTGTAATAGCGCAAGTGATACATCGTCTTTTCTGGGGGGCATACAAAAATCTAAAGTTGATGCACCTGGCAAGCCCCAGACAGAAAAAGTGCCTACTCAGCTCAGGAACCATAAATCTGAAGATACTGCAAATAATGGAACATCAGTAGGTCTTCAAGAGTTTGTATGTGCTACTTCTGATGAAGTTAATGATAATGAGCTAGCTCCATTAGTAAGTAAGGAAAACTGGATGGAGAAGAATTTCCACGAATTTGAGCCCATTGTGGACAAGATTGGAGCTGGCTTCAGAGATAGTTATCAGCTTGCAAAGGAGAAAGCAAGTCAAGGATTGGGTTCAGAAACTGATTTGACGCAGCTTAAGTCAGATGATGTTGAAAGTGAACTTGAATGGATGAAGGATGAAAGGCTTAGGGAGATTGTTTTCAAAGTAAGAGATAATGAGCTATCAGGAAGAGATCCATTTCATCTTATGGATGAAGAAGATAAGCTCGCCTTCTTTAATGGCCTTGACAAGAAAGTCGAACAAGAGAACAGAAAGCTGCTGAAGTTGCACGAATATCTTCATTCAAACATAGAAAACCTTGATTATGGAGCAG ATGGCATTAGCGTGTATGATCCGCCGGAGAAAGTAATACCTCGGTGGAAAGTCCCACCTGCAGAGAGGAACCCTGAGTTCCTCAACAACTTTGTGGAACAAAGAAAGGAACTTGTTTCTGAAGGCCTTAAAAGCTCGTTTCTCTCGAGGAAAATTGCAAAAGAAGATGTTAATACAtcagaaaaactatcttcccTCGAGAATAGTGCTGTGGCTGCAAATGACTCTGATCCAAGGGCAGAAGTAAAGAAAGATATTTCAGTGTCTTCAAAGACTGTAATAGAAGGTAGTGATGGTTCTATTAGGGCAGGCAAAAAACAGGGAAAGGAGTTCTGGCAGCACACAAAGAAATGGTCTGAAGGTTTTCTTGAGTCTTATAATGCTGAATCAGACCCGGAAGCCAAAGCTGTAATGAGAGACATAGGGAAAGATTTGGACCGATGGATCACCgagaaagaaataaaggaaGCAGCTGAGCTAATGGACAAACTCCCTGAAAAAGGATTCATTAAACAGAAACTCAATAAGGTGAGAAGGGAAATGGAACTTTACGGGCCCCAAGCTGTTGTGAGCAAGTATCGTGAATATGCtgaagaaaaggaagaagattACCTGTGGTGGCTAGATCTTCCCCATGTTCTG TGCATTGAGTTGTACACTGTTGAGGATGGGGAGGAGAGAGCTGGTTTCTATTCATTGGAGATGGCTGCTGATCTAGAGCTGGATCCTAAGCCATATCATGTTATTGCTTTCGAGGATGCTGGTGACTGCAAGAATCTTTGCTATATCATACAAGCTAAGATGGAAATGCTAGGAAATGGAAATGCTTTCGTCGTTGCTAGACCACCCAAG GATGCTTACCGAGAAGCCAAAGCAAACGGGTTCAGTGTGAGTGTCATCAAGAAAGGGCAATTGCAGCTGAACGTGGACCAGACGTTGGAAGAAGTGGAAGAGTCGATAGCAGAGATAGGAAGCAAGATATACCATGATAGCATCACGAAGGAGCGGTCCGTAGATGTGAACGGATTGATGAAGGGGGTGTTCGGCATCACCAAACCTACTACCAAGAG GAAGAAATcgaaaagaaaatcaaggaGGCAAATCAAGCCTTGA